From one Pan troglodytes isolate AG18354 chromosome 13, NHGRI_mPanTro3-v2.0_pri, whole genome shotgun sequence genomic stretch:
- the TMEM37 gene encoding voltage-dependent calcium channel gamma-like subunit isoform X2, whose product MGMGLVRSVGALAVVAAIFGLEFLMVSQLCEDKHSQCKWVMGSILLLVSFVLSSGGLLGFVILLRNQVTLIGFTLMFWCEFTASFLLFLNAISGLHINSITHPWE is encoded by the coding sequence ATGGGCATGGGCCTGGTGCGCAGCGTGGGCGCCTTGGCCGTGGTGGCCGCCATTTTTGGCCTGGAGTTCCTCATGGTGTCCCAGTTGTGCGAGGACAAACACTCACAGTGCAAGTGGGTCATGGGTTCCATCCTCCTCCTGGTCTCTTTCGTCCTCTCCTCCGGCGGGCTCCTGGGTTTTGTGATCCTCCTCAGGAACCAAGTCACACTCATCGGCTTCACCCTAATGTTTTGGTGCGAATTCActgcctccttcctcctcttcctgaaCGCCATCAGCGGCCTTCACATCAACAGCATCACCCATCCCTGGGAATGA
- the TMEM37 gene encoding voltage-dependent calcium channel gamma-like subunit isoform X1 gives MTAVGLQAQRPLGQRQPRRSFFESFIRTLIITCVALAVVLSSVSICDGHWLLAEDRLFGLWHFCTTTNQSVPICFRDLGQAHVPGLAMGMGLVRSVGALAVVAAIFGLEFLMVSQLCEDKHSQCKWVMGSILLLVSFVLSSGGLLGFVILLRNQVTLIGFTLMFWCEFTASFLLFLNAISGLHINSITHPWE, from the exons ATGACTGCCGTCGGCTTGCAG GCCCAGAGGCCTTTGGGCCAAAGGCAGCCCCGCCGGTCCTTCTTTGAATCCTTCATCCGGACCCTCATCATCACGTGTGTGGCCCTGGCTGTGGTCCTGTCCTCGGTCTCCATTTGTGATGGGCACTGGCTCCTGGCTGAGGACCGCCTCTTCGGGCTCTGGCACTTCTGCACCACCACCAACCAGAGTGTGCCGATCTGCTTCAGAGACCTGGGCCAGGCCCATGTGCCCGGGCTGGCCATGGGCATGGGCCTGGTGCGCAGCGTGGGCGCCTTGGCCGTGGTGGCCGCCATTTTTGGCCTGGAGTTCCTCATGGTGTCCCAGTTGTGCGAGGACAAACACTCACAGTGCAAGTGGGTCATGGGTTCCATCCTCCTCCTGGTCTCTTTCGTCCTCTCCTCCGGCGGGCTCCTGGGTTTTGTGATCCTCCTCAGGAACCAAGTCACACTCATCGGCTTCACCCTAATGTTTTGGTGCGAATTCActgcctccttcctcctcttcctgaaCGCCATCAGCGGCCTTCACATCAACAGCATCACCCATCCCTGGGAATGA